AATTGTAGTACTTACATGTATATTAAAGCACTCCTTGAACAAATCATACAATGTTTCTGTTTTGCCGTTATGTGTGTACGGTGTCGTCAGGTCCTTTTCCGGAGGACACTGGAGGCAGCAGCGACAAGAATCCATCACGGTCGCTACACTGTTTGTAAATATGCCAATCACCGGAActagtataaataaaacaaaatgaatcGCTATTTCGTGTTTTGTTTAACAAACTATCTAACCTCAATCTcatttcaattcaaattcaatttttGTGCGACATAATcagacataatttataaaatgtatcccGTCGCGATTTGATACCACTACGTTATAAAAGGCGTATCTCTTATAACTCTTATTAGTCTGTGGGCGGATTCTCATACATATCAAGCTAACAGAACCAGTTTGGATGGCAAATCAATACCAACATGTACGCCAGAACCATCAAAGAACGTGGACTTGACAGATAAACAGCAGTGACGCTTTGTTTTGTTTGGTTGGCAGTGGTTTGCCACGCAAACTCTATACAAAAGTTTTTTGTTCTAGTTTCGTTAGCCCGTGCGGCAATCTTTTATTATCTGttctaaaaatgtcaaaactcAAAATCAGTATTAGTAGTATTAGTTGAAATCAGTGCACTCAGTGGTATCGCATTCGCATGTCATTTtgtatttcatacaataaataaattattacatcCTCCGATACGGCAAATGCAGTTGTTGCGAGTCCGCCCGAGTTATCTTCAGTACGCGGGCATTCTTTCAAATTTATTGACCAATAAATGTCTGGTTTTTCGAAGATAAATGTAGATACAGATCTCAGGTGCGTATTTCATACatattgtatacatttttagcATAAGGGCacctattcggtattcggccactttgccgaatattcggaaTGCGGCCGAATAGTAGGAACATTCGGCCTAATACCAAGTATCTGTTGCacccagggctcggaaccggtattttttaaaaaccccgaaatagcccaatattttgtttttttatgctcattacgtaggactaaatcatgtatttaggaaacaattttgcattattagaacgtcccattaaaaatgaaattataaacaaaaaaacgaaaaagaacgtaataataccggtatttttgtatggagcaaataccggtttccgacccctggttgcacctacctaaaaagaaaaaaaaattggcaataaaattaaccaaaaactaggtatatttaacaattaaaatgtattcttggaaAGTTGTCAAATACGAAGACCCAtttttgagcatttgttgattagaaaatattaaatgtttgtCATGGGTCTGATTTGAATGGCTCTTAACTACATTCATTAACTttgttcaacaaaaaatatatcttagcaaacattgtgctttgttggcgaacGGTTTTGATGATAATTGTGGCTCAAAATGTTCGCAtgtcatgccgaatattcggtgcTTCGGCCGAGATAGGGGCCGAATAATCGGTATTCGTTCGGGCCATCTCTACTTATTACATCTATCATCGTCAGACACTTTTTGTACGGAAGTTGGTCAACAAATGCTACCAACCTAGTTAGCATCCTAACAGTTTTCTGTTTCACGTAATATCAGGATACCGCACCaatatacataaaaattaaaaataaatatacttccACAATTGACATTTCTTAGGTGCAGAAATATGAAATATTGGATATTGTTAATGTTCAGTCACAATACTGCACTGCACTTCCTACCTTTTATAATGAAACACTTTACTTGACaacttaatacttatttattccaGGGCACCTTAGACACCATCAGTAACTGGTCGGAAAAAGCACAACAGCGGGAGTTGTggagatcaaggggagaggcctttgcccagcagtgggactcTTTAACgggctataaaaaaaaaagggcTGTGCAAAAATTTACTACATTCAACAGTTAACAATGTTTGGATGTTTCGTAAGCAAGCAAGCTAATCAAGGTGGCTATCGATcatccttttttagggttccgtacccaaagggtaaaaacggggccctattactaagactctgctgtccgtctgtccatccgtctgtctgtcaccaggctgtatctcatgaaccgtgatagctagacagacaGTTAAAATGTtctcagatgatttatttctgttgccgctatgaaatgaaatgaaaatctttatttcaggtctgtcggcccatattttttttttttataaaataaatatttaagtcggctcccatacaacaaacgtgatttttttgctgtttttttccgtaatggtacggaacccttcgtgcgctagtccgactcgcacttggccagttttttttatgtactggCCTTCTTAAGCGAGCATTAGACTAGTTCAGATATCGCAGTGTAATGACAATTGcgtgcaagttcttgctagtatAAACTTTGATTTAAGAAAGTGACTTGAGAACAGATGTAATAAATCCTATGTTCTTACCTTTGTAACTTTAAAGGCTATACGAGTAAAGTGTATTGAGGAAATTCCGAAAATTACTAAATTCTAGAGttcattttcattacaaaatttataccttaccttaccttatttAACCTTTAGGTATCATTAAGAGAATTGAGTTGGATGATTACACACACagctgggcgttttctaaaataaatattgaaaacctgattctcacagatcctggtgtttttgggttctttcaactcagaatcactagcatattcaatcctgataataaaaaaaatgtcccaaaaatttgtatgaaaattgtacattccactgtCAGAATCATTTGTACATTCACGCCTCATACATGAAGAAATGTGTCccaaaattttgtataaaaaaatatttttccagtgcatacaaataaataaattatttatacaaattcatacAAAGATCTGGAAAGGAAAtcttgggacatattttttcatatataaGGCGTGAATGTAcaaatgattttgaataataaaatgagcccaagaagtcaatattttgaagacatgaatgaaatgtatttttttttggaaaacgctCTACTAActttaactaaattaaaaaccggccaagtgcgagtcggactcgcgcaccgagggttccgtactttttagtatttgttgttatagcggcaacagaaatacatcatctgtgaaaatttcaactgtctagctttcacgattcatgagatacagcctggtgacagacagacagcggagtcttagtaatagggtcccgtttttaccctttgggtacggaaccctaaaaagtcgaAACTACACCCTACATTAGAAAATCATTTCAAATTACCTGTCTTCAAGCTTGTCTGATGCAAAGCATTAAGGCcacattaacccttaaatgcataatgatgtataatatgcatcgtatatttgatggtccgtggctcaatatgcagctatccaaaatcacatttattacttttatacagcatgacacttctatttcaatttattaaaaagttatacaaaaaatcatgcatttaagggttaatgtatgtatgtatgtataaactctttattgtacaaaacacaaatatggcacagaaataggcagtacaaaggcgaacttatccctttaagggatttctttcAATATTTTAATCATGGTTTTTCTGATGGGTCATGTCTATAAATATGTTTTGTGTGCTTAAGGTTGGTACGCCAGTATTTCTTGCTTATGTAAACGTATTATCCCAACGAAaatataaatgtgaaatgagagctaAGTTCATATTAAGAATATGTTTCGTTGTTGACTTTGCTGGCAGAAGAATTGATATATAGAATTGAATTCTGCACTCATAGATATATATATGAGTGCCAAATTTTAGCTCTTGGGCTTTAAAGTTCAGGAAttgacttggctagtttttacctTCAGgctatattatacttatatacgTTTCtttcttaaaatttagtttgttgatataaaaactagccaagagaAATCCTGTACCTTAGGCTAGCAGAATGTGttgattaaaacattttaaacaatATTGAAGAAGTTGTGCCGAAAAACTGAACTAAGTTTTTTCAGTGTCTTCGGACAGTAGCGCCGCCCGCGCCAGGGAACAGCCCGAGATGGCTTGTGCCGTGGTGGACGAGCGCCTCCGCGACGACGCGACTGTTCACAGTGAAGACAAACCATGTGGATACCAGAGGATACACACCGGAGAGAAACCATTCTATCACTGTAGTTACTGTGATTATAAAACTCATAAAAAACAACACATACAAAATCACCTAACAACACACACTGGCGACAAGCGTCATAAATGTAGTTATTGTGACTACAAGTGCAGAGATCGTTTTTCGTTACGAAGACACATGAGGAAACATACTGGCGAGAAACCTTTTACTTGTAGCTACTGTGATTATAAATGCACTctgaaaataaacttaaaaacacacCAGATGATACACACTGGAGTAAAGCCATATAAGTGTAGTGTTTGCGACTACAGGTGCAGTCGAAAAGGAAACTTGATAATACACCAGAGGGTACACACCGGAGAGAAGCCGTACAAGTGTAATCATTGCGATTACAAGAGCAGTCAAAAGTCAACCTTACGTACACACGAAATGACACATACTGGCGAAAAGCCTTTTCAGTGTAGTCACTGCGATTTCAAATGCAGTCGGAAAACAGATTTAAATAAACACCAGATGATACACACTGAGGTAAAGACATTTCAATGTAGCTCAGTAGCTATTTTTCATCTATGAAAGAGCCGTTTATTTCATGAATCCTAAATTTTTTCTGatatgattttttaaaatagaTTATAAAACCAATATTCTGTGACATTTAacaccttcgcgctttgaaaacatattaaattacatttataatcgggtctatcgcgaatttattttttaacctttatttaccgacgtttcgacacaggtttcactggtcgtggccgcggctatagttcgtttttttagcattagaaagaaggtaagcgatcttgacgtatCTTTTTATAAAgaatcacttttgaaaaataagacagcaaatacgttacaattataaatcatttacgatcttttacattcttttggtttcataagtaatataaactatttttttttaaagcgttctttcaatatttttcaataaaaagacacgtcacgattatttaccttttttctaatgctaaaaaaacacaCTATAACTGACCCCCCTCCCCTCACCAATaagcgatagacccgattataaatatgATTGAATACCAATGTTCTATTTAAGAAACCGATAAAGGCCTTTACCAAAGCGCTCCAAACACTATTTATCCAAAATACTGCAGACAGCaataaaatactgttttatgtCAATCCTACTTCATTTACATCTGCTATAAAGACTTCTACTGCTACTCAAGCACAGAAAACCGCCTAGGTGGTTGGTCTGTGTACCCAAGTCATCATGTGTTACAATCATTGCAGGTACTTCGTGCAGGCATTATGGAGCATAACACGCCAGCGTGcagtatggaggcagaggaggtGTGTGTGAAGGCGGAGCAAGGAGATGTGTGTGTGAAGACAGAGCCAGAAGAGATGTATGTGAATACGGAGCCTAGTGAAGTGTGTGTTAAGGCAGAGCTCGGAGAGGTGTGTGTGACGACAGAGCCCGGAGAGGTTTGCGTGAAAACGGAGCCTAGAGAAGTGTGTGTTAACGCAGAGCCCAGAGAGGTGTGTGTGACCACAGAGCCCGGAGAGGTTTGCGTGAAAACGGAGCCTAAAGAAGTTTGTGTTGAAATAAAGCAGGGACAGATATGTGTGAAGACGGAATCCAGAGAAGTGTGTGTGAAAACTGAGCCCGGAGAGGAGTGTGTTGAAGAGGCCGGAGATGTGTGTGTGAAGGAGGAGCGGAGGTGCGATGACGGTGCGAGCTCGCGCGAAGTGAGCGCGGCAGCCGCACTAGCTGGACTGTATACCGACCATAAGGTCAAGGACGAGCTCGTGATGGGCCCCGAGGAGTGGCACCGCCCGAAAGTGCTTCCAGGTCAGTTTATAACAAATTCATCAAATTCAAATCAGAGCAAATCATTTTGGTTAATTGCATGTGAGGTTGGTtagaaattatattaaacaaGGAAAGATCAAGAGTGAGGTAGGAAAACTAGGAAAGCATTAAGGCCACATTAATCATGGTTTTTCTGATGGGTCATGTCTATAAATATGTTGTGTGTGCTTAAGATTGGTACGCCAGTATTTCTTGCTTATGTAAACGTATTATCCCAAcgaaaacataaatgtgaaatgagaccCAAGTTCAAATTAAGAATATGCTGTGTTGTTGACTTCGCTGGCAAAAGAATTTATATCTATATGAGTGCTAAGTTCTAGCTCTTGGGCtgtaattaaagttcaggaattgacttggctagttttaCCTACAggctatattatatttgtatatgtttctttcttaaaatttagtttgttGGTATAAAAACTAGACAATTCAAATCCTGTACCTCGCGCTAGCAGAATGTGttgataaaaacattttaaacaagTCGTGCCGAAAAActgaactgttttttttttcagtgtctTCGGACAGTAGCGCCGCCCGCGCCAGGGAACAGCCCGTGATGGCTTGTGCCGTGGTGGACGAGCGCCTCCGCGACGACGCGACTGTTCACAGTGAAGACAAGCCATGTGAATACCAGAGGATACACACCGGAGAGAAAACATTATATCACTGTAGTTACTGTGATTATAAAACTCATAAAAAACAACACATACAAAATCACCTAACAACACACACTGGCGACAAGCGTCATAAATGTAGTCATTGTGTCTACAAGTGCAGAGACAGTTCTTTGTTACGAAGACACATGAGGAAACACACTGGCGAGAAGCCTTTTACTTGTAGCTACTGTGATTATAAATGCACTctgaaaataaacttaaaaacacacCAGATGATACATACTGGAGCTAAGCCATATAAGTGTAGTGTTTGCGACTACAGGTGCATTCGAAAAGGAAACTTGAAAATACACCAGAGGGTACACACCGGAGAGAAGCCGTACAAGTGTAATCATTGCGATTACAAGAGCAGTCAAAAGTCAACCTTACGTACACACGAAATGACACACACTGGCGAAAAGCCTTTTCAGTGTAGTCACTGCGATTTCAAATGCAGTCGGAAAACAGATTTAAATAAACACCAGATGATACACATTGGGGTAAAGCCATTTCAATGTAGCTACTGTGATGAAAACTTCAGTCAGAAACCACACTTAAAAATACACTTGATGACACATCCTAGAGAGAAACCATTTGAATGTAG
This DNA window, taken from Cydia strobilella chromosome 21, ilCydStro3.1, whole genome shotgun sequence, encodes the following:
- the LOC134750958 gene encoding zinc finger protein 84-like; amino-acid sequence: MFGCFVSKQANQVSSDSSAARAREQPEMACAVVDERLRDDATVHSEDKPCGYQRIHTGEKPFYHCSYCDYKTHKKQHIQNHLTTHTGDKRHKCSYCDYKCRDRFSLRRHMRKHTGEKPFTCSYCDYKCTLKINLKTHQMIHTGVKPYKCSVCDYRCSRKGNLIIHQRVHTGEKPYKCNHCDYKSSQKSTLRTHEMTHTGEKPFQCSHCDFKCSRKTDLNKHQMIHTEVLRAGIMEHNTPACSMEAEEVCVKAEQGDVCVKTEPEEMYVNTEPSEVCVKAELGEVCVTTEPGEVCVKTEPREVCVNAEPREVCVTTEPGEVCVKTEPKEVCVEIKQGQICVKTESREVCVKTEPGEECVEEAGDVCVKEERRCDDGASSREVSAAAALAGLYTDHKVKDELVMGPEEWHRPKVLPVSSDSSAARAREQPVMACAVVDERLRDDATVHSEDKPCEYQRIHTGEKTLYHCSYCDYKTHKKQHIQNHLTTHTGDKRHKCSHCVYKCRDSSLLRRHMRKHTGEKPFTCSYCDYKCTLKINLKTHQMIHTGAKPYKCSVCDYRCIRKGNLKIHQRVHTGEKPYKCNHCDYKSSQKSTLRTHEMTHTGEKPFQCSHCDFKCSRKTDLNKHQMIHIGVKPFQCSYCDENFSQKPHLKIHLMTHPREKPFECRDCHYICRQKKRFLAHRRTHRREAVHM